In one window of Dyella thiooxydans DNA:
- the gph gene encoding phosphoglycolate phosphatase (PGP is an essential enzyme in the glycolate salvage pathway in higher organisms (photorespiration in plants). Phosphoglycolate results from the oxidase activity of RubisCO in the Calvin cycle when concentrations of carbon dioxide are low relative to oxygen. This enzyme is a member of the Haloacid Dehalogenase (HAD) superfamily of aspartate-nucleophile hydrolase enzymes (PF00702).) has product MNTLPDRVEGVLFDLDGTLLDSAPDLYAALVRQCVEEEVAPPDFAIVRAVVSRGSRAILRCAFGDRGEAGVEALVPRYLALYEQAMAEDTHAFDGIEALLGTLEQRGIRWGVVTNKPGFLTDPLLDRIGWSARAAAVVSGDTLPVKKPDPAPVRLACDTAGIDPSRSLFVGDDRRDVQAGAAAGLYTVAVRWGYLDGGDPDTWQADAVIDHPGQLLRLLAPEVSA; this is encoded by the coding sequence ATGAACACCTTGCCCGACCGCGTCGAGGGCGTGCTGTTCGACCTCGACGGCACCCTGCTGGACAGTGCACCGGACCTCTACGCCGCGCTGGTGCGCCAGTGTGTGGAAGAGGAGGTCGCTCCACCGGATTTCGCGATCGTGCGTGCGGTCGTCTCGCGCGGTTCGCGGGCGATCCTGCGCTGCGCGTTCGGTGATCGAGGCGAGGCGGGGGTCGAGGCGCTGGTGCCGCGTTACCTGGCGCTCTACGAACAGGCCATGGCGGAGGACACGCACGCCTTCGATGGCATCGAGGCATTGCTCGGTACGCTGGAGCAAAGGGGCATCCGCTGGGGCGTGGTGACCAACAAGCCCGGCTTCCTCACCGATCCGCTGCTCGATCGGATCGGCTGGTCCGCGCGCGCGGCAGCGGTGGTGTCCGGGGATACTTTGCCGGTGAAGAAGCCCGACCCGGCCCCGGTGCGGCTGGCCTGCGATACCGCGGGGATCGACCCGTCGCGCAGCCTGTTCGTCGGCGACGATCGCCGCGACGTGCAGGCCGGGGCCGCCGCTGGCCTCTATACCGTGGCCGTGCGCTGGGGTTACCTCGACGGCGGCGATCCGGACACATGGCAGGCGGACGCGGTGATCGACCACCCCGGGCAGCTTCTCCGCCTGCTGGCGCCGGAGGTCTCCGCATGA
- a CDS encoding squalene/phytoene synthase family protein: MSDAPHGPLQSYVDKWLAVQPQQRVALVFVDPHRHAGHIALAALEQELLAAAYGIREPQVAAVKLNWWAEELAGAAQGGGRHPLTQVLFDDERAQALPAELWLAPVRAAIAQLEAGTAADFGAQLVAAEPLHGALAALETAWWFGIDADPRRAGRVAVLAHLCHALRRLQDDAERDRLPLPMARLARFGLSRADLRAPGEARDQALRAQLADLTAAWREAMGLAGPLGMFRTLEARESIRLAKAAARAGDPLATLQRGLPGNGFGLTLAAWRAARHWRRSEG, translated from the coding sequence ATGAGCGACGCGCCGCACGGTCCGCTGCAGAGCTATGTCGACAAGTGGCTGGCGGTGCAGCCGCAGCAGCGCGTGGCGCTGGTGTTCGTCGATCCGCATCGTCATGCCGGGCACATCGCGCTGGCCGCGCTCGAGCAGGAGCTGCTGGCCGCCGCGTACGGCATCCGCGAGCCGCAGGTGGCGGCGGTCAAGCTCAACTGGTGGGCCGAGGAACTGGCCGGGGCGGCGCAGGGCGGCGGGCGTCATCCGCTGACCCAGGTGCTGTTCGACGACGAGCGCGCGCAGGCATTGCCGGCCGAGCTGTGGCTGGCGCCGGTGCGCGCGGCGATCGCGCAGCTGGAGGCGGGTACCGCGGCCGATTTCGGTGCGCAGCTGGTTGCCGCCGAGCCCCTGCACGGCGCTTTGGCCGCACTGGAGACCGCATGGTGGTTCGGCATCGATGCCGATCCGCGGCGAGCGGGTCGCGTGGCCGTGCTGGCGCACCTGTGCCATGCCCTGCGTCGACTGCAGGACGATGCCGAGCGCGACCGGTTGCCGTTGCCCATGGCACGGCTGGCCCGTTTCGGCCTGTCGCGTGCCGATCTGCGCGCGCCAGGCGAGGCGCGCGACCAGGCATTGCGCGCACAGCTCGCCGACCTCACCGCGGCGTGGCGCGAGGCAATGGGACTAGCGGGCCCGCTCGGCATGTTCCGTACGCTGGAGGCTCGCGAGTCGATCCGGTTGGCGAAGGCAGCGGCGCGTGCTGGCGATCCGCTGGCAACGCTGCAGCGCGGCCTGCCGGGCAACGGCTTCGGGCTGACCCTGGCGGCTTGGCGTGCCGCACGCCACTGGCGCCGCAGCGAAGGCTGA
- the ubiG gene encoding bifunctional 2-polyprenyl-6-hydroxyphenol methylase/3-demethylubiquinol 3-O-methyltransferase UbiG codes for MPTTHANVSPEEIARFDKLADRWWDPDGESRPLHDLNPVRAAYVADRVALKGAKVADVGCGGGLLSEALAAAGAQVTGIDLGERVIGIARLHLYESNLAVDYRVQSSAELAATEPAGFDAVCCMEMIEHVPDPEALVNDLAAMLKPGGMLFMSTLNRTPVAFGAAILGAEFLMRMLPRGTHHYAQFLKPSELARLLRHAGLELEDVSGLGYNPLSRKAWLSRITAVNYLLCARKPA; via the coding sequence ATGCCGACCACGCACGCCAACGTCAGCCCCGAGGAGATCGCCCGCTTCGACAAGCTGGCCGACCGCTGGTGGGATCCGGACGGCGAATCGCGTCCGCTGCACGACCTGAATCCGGTGCGCGCCGCCTACGTCGCCGATCGCGTCGCCCTGAAGGGCGCGAAGGTGGCCGACGTGGGCTGCGGCGGCGGCCTGCTCAGCGAGGCGCTGGCGGCGGCCGGCGCGCAGGTCACCGGCATCGACCTGGGTGAGCGGGTCATCGGGATCGCCCGGTTGCACCTGTACGAGTCGAACCTCGCGGTCGACTACCGCGTGCAGTCCTCGGCGGAACTGGCGGCGACCGAGCCGGCCGGCTTCGACGCGGTGTGCTGCATGGAGATGATCGAGCACGTGCCGGATCCGGAGGCGCTGGTCAACGATCTGGCGGCGATGCTCAAGCCCGGCGGCATGCTGTTCATGTCCACCCTCAACCGCACGCCGGTCGCCTTTGGCGCGGCGATCCTGGGCGCGGAATTCCTGATGCGCATGCTGCCTCGCGGCACCCATCACTACGCGCAGTTCCTCAAGCCGTCGGAGCTGGCGCGGCTGCTACGCCACGCCGGGCTGGAGCTGGAGGACGTCTCCGGGCTCGGCTACAACCCACTCAGCCGCAAAGCGTGGCTGAGCCGCATCACCGCCGTGAACTACCTGCTGTGCGCACGCAAGCCGGCATGA
- a CDS encoding YciI family protein, producing the protein MSPKPVYLVLLKRRPVVDPAAIEAHRAFLEALRAQGVLERSGPFADKSGGAYLIHADDLAAAQAIVDRDPARTSGGWDVTIHEWQAR; encoded by the coding sequence ATGAGCCCCAAGCCGGTGTATCTCGTCCTGCTCAAGCGCCGTCCGGTGGTCGATCCGGCGGCGATCGAGGCCCACCGCGCGTTCCTCGAGGCGCTGCGCGCGCAGGGCGTGCTGGAGCGCTCGGGGCCATTCGCCGACAAGAGCGGCGGCGCCTACCTGATCCATGCCGACGATCTCGCCGCCGCGCAGGCGATCGTCGACCGCGACCCGGCCCGCACCAGTGGCGGCTGGGACGTCACCATCCACGAGTGGCAGGCGCGCTGA